One genomic region from Tigriopus californicus strain San Diego chromosome 4, Tcal_SD_v2.1, whole genome shotgun sequence encodes:
- the LOC131879455 gene encoding uncharacterized protein LOC131879455 isoform X3, whose translation MKFWIACVVLGLAAQQAFAEELFDDSQLAENEARFLFMNTSGTAAGLTLLGALILLGVIAYLIYAGGILGGSTGYNRNGFEQYNNDQYANYEQQYAQYRSSNDGFEFNSLNIIQWISMLQDLYERFDYNDLECQKRLICEVMREPDYYGAAAEKFKAGFQYAKYLEVLSLPDDMRELLDEYLDANSRADQNKECEEFFQCPYSIKDSFKRNISGNSL comes from the exons ATGAAGTTCTGGATAGCTTGTGTTGTGCTCGGTTTGGCCGCCCAGCAAGCCTTTGCTGAGGAGCTTTTCGATGACAGCCAATTAGCCGAGAACGAGGCCAGATTCCTCTTCATGAACACCTCCGGGACGGCTGCCGGCCTTACTCTGCTCGGTGCCCTCATTCTTCTGGGAGTTATTGCCTATCTTATTTATGCCGGTGGTATTTTGGGTGGTTCCACTGGTTACAACAGAAATGGCTTTGAGCAATACAACAACGACCAATACGCAAACTATGAGCAACAATATGCTCAATATAG GTCTTCCAACGATGGCTTCGAGTTCAACTCGCTCAACATCATCCAATGGATCTCCATGCTCCAAGACCTCTATGAGCGATTCGACTACAACGACCTCGAGTGCCAAAAGCGACTCATCTGTGAAGTCATGAGGGAACCCGACTACTATGGTGCCGCTGCCGAGAAATTCAAGGCTGGATTCCA ATACGCCAAGTACCTCGAGGTCTTGAGCCTTCCCGACGACATGAGGGAACTCCTTGACGAATACTTGGATGCCAACTCTCGCGCTGACCAGAACAAGGAATGCGAGGAGTTCTTCCAATGCCCCTACTCCATCAAGGATTCCTTCAAGAGGAACATCAGTGGCAACAGCCTCTAA
- the LOC131879455 gene encoding uncharacterized protein LOC131879455 isoform X1: MDASALLLLISCSCFCLGTSSAQTSDQLLFEDVTQFQLSARTLADFNATSVLYGIAVGAVLVLIVGVGLYFYDYYGNTSRTEPIPDRDYAQYYQQQNQNSERAYPALRSSNDGFEFNSLNIIQWISMLQDLYERFDYNDLECQKRLICEVMREPDYYGAAAEKFKAGFQYAKYLEVLSLPDDMRELLDEYLDANSRADQNKECEEFFQCPYSIKDSFKRNISGNSL, translated from the exons ATGGATGCAAGTGCACTTTTGCTTCTCATTTCTTGCTCCTGCTTCTGCTTGGGAACCAGTTCCGCTCAAACGAGTGACCAGCTCCTCTTCGAGGATGTCACCCAGTTTCAGCTGTCAGCCCGAACTTTGGCCGATTTCAATGCAACATCCGTGCTTTATGGGATTGCAGTGGGGGCGGTTTTGGTTCTCATCGTGGGGGTGGGCTTGTATTTCTATGACTACTACGGCAACACTTCCCGTACCGAGCCCATTCCCGATCGTGATTACGCCCAGTACTAtcagcaacaaaatcaaaactcTGAGCGTGCTTATCCCGCCCTTCG GTCTTCCAACGATGGCTTCGAGTTCAACTCGCTCAACATCATCCAATGGATCTCCATGCTCCAAGACCTCTATGAGCGATTCGACTACAACGACCTCGAGTGCCAAAAGCGACTCATCTGTGAAGTCATGAGGGAACCCGACTACTATGGTGCCGCTGCCGAGAAATTCAAGGCTGGATTCCA ATACGCCAAGTACCTCGAGGTCTTGAGCCTTCCCGACGACATGAGGGAACTCCTTGACGAATACTTGGATGCCAACTCTCGCGCTGACCAGAACAAGGAATGCGAGGAGTTCTTCCAATGCCCCTACTCCATCAAGGATTCCTTCAAGAGGAACATCAGTGGCAACAGCCTCTAA
- the LOC131879455 gene encoding uncharacterized protein LOC131879455 isoform X2 — MKVYQCLAVVLLFAATAYGSELSEFEDLSDAGADARLFFVNFTSSLVQVNATLLAYALIAAAVIGAVAIALYYLFLESQNNTGYGYGQSYGSSNSYGYQQYARSSNDGFEFNSLNIIQWISMLQDLYERFDYNDLECQKRLICEVMREPDYYGAAAEKFKAGFQYAKYLEVLSLPDDMRELLDEYLDANSRADQNKECEEFFQCPYSIKDSFKRNISGNSL, encoded by the exons atgaaagtctATCAGTGCTTAGCAGTCGTTCTCTTGTTTGCCGCCACAGCTTATGGTTCAGAGCTCTCAGAATTTGAGGATCTGAGTGATGCCGGGGCAGACGCTAGATTGTTCTTTGTCAACTTCACATCTAGTTTAGTTCAAGTGAATGCCACACTTTTAGCTTATGCTCTGATTGCGGCAGCCGTCATCGGTGCCGTGGCAATTGCCCTTTACTACTTGTTCCTTGAATCGCAAAACAACACTGGCTACGGTTACGGTCAAAGCTATGGCAGCAGCAACTCTTATGGCTACCAACAATATGCCAG GTCTTCCAACGATGGCTTCGAGTTCAACTCGCTCAACATCATCCAATGGATCTCCATGCTCCAAGACCTCTATGAGCGATTCGACTACAACGACCTCGAGTGCCAAAAGCGACTCATCTGTGAAGTCATGAGGGAACCCGACTACTATGGTGCCGCTGCCGAGAAATTCAAGGCTGGATTCCA ATACGCCAAGTACCTCGAGGTCTTGAGCCTTCCCGACGACATGAGGGAACTCCTTGACGAATACTTGGATGCCAACTCTCGCGCTGACCAGAACAAGGAATGCGAGGAGTTCTTCCAATGCCCCTACTCCATCAAGGATTCCTTCAAGAGGAACATCAGTGGCAACAGCCTCTAA
- the LOC131878995 gene encoding uncharacterized protein LOC131878995 isoform X2, which translates to MAMASFLTTIQLSSVIVTQLVTSANMKNSTCDTDAGCIQPYYYNNHNNHSSFMHCVNGRCEEEEEERHCQNSGDCSEGQACIKGNCIQIPLGSVKFCTSNRTCPPDFVCHIARNLCVKELCLSGRDCPGDMWCIRRKCRGQPCTDDRLCPPNQICEANHCSPLQTKANSTVCTSHGECPKRSRMCSNRTKTCTRLMCSQDSDCSQGQSCHQDRWSGYCSDFTCTTSHDCFPRNCQEISPQSEICASLETCRDGKCQLSPPCWYNSDCPQDHVCLKNVCAQVMCKEPNQCPKNSKCNPESGFCKSMDCVRHEDCLANQKCQHRICVVHKDGQCDLHLDCPIKQICHEGRCISKSCQHDQDCADNRLVCHPDKFCTAHEDFVTGMHMEKARQISVVSDILESPLAVKPSMPIDDHTLQKLIDTTTSKTEKNFPSLEALLHEAWETTLRDEEIGLEEGCHFQNTCPKSRSARSKRQSLYDYSNETFLESAPLNAYGDQPTSGVIRIGATIDIPANAGVQRRPLERNLQGDPAFKAASLYSDILLSTTEKLAHKLGLNPIQAAVGLGRQRANCIWKQPAQLRSAELPRACTEQGFRQIGVNGVNPRIYRSHSGACNNLHPRRKHFGLLSLPFDRLIRGDYHDGISKFRRSRFDGSPLPNPRSISLGVTKVVRRSSRNRGRNLPDPNVNTFFVFFGQFLAHDFSNTLVRSITNSTPVFGAAHTARGSGAATSCCGPLPLNFDVTNVNNTANTFIEGNAASRSFCIPFRIPPNDPYWSRKAPNKRWQCMAQITTGSVPPFSCKLGPRQIMTQISHWLDLSQIYNSKKSYFDALNAQLNTPFLRTSGNNYMPLCFTTVPPPGTPVNSCPACLQSARRNGLVSRGNCFIGGDFRTNENLGLAAIQTIFVRFHNFVANKLPTAWPSRIRLEEARRICVAMYQHIVYNEYLPLLIGQRMMRKYKLFSRRRGYSRQYNRNMDVGVMNVFATASFRFGHAMIPDQVQVLDENLSNITSLNAHNLVFDWFRFRVNRFEEDLLRGMIATPAGRVDGFFSRAAREIFNFDGPSIPFPSNNGGNDLLAWNINRGRDHGLGAFHQYVKLARGEDITGWDWFAKNLIYGRAMTTMLKQLYKSYKDTDTYILGLLEKPPARGGRRLHVLGPTHASLVGSQFARFRRADRFFYEEGTSRLTRFSPRELAQIKRITMARLLCDSSVGKSGPTNLKYPLRVFRRVTPQNPFVQCTSIPQIDWTVFKQSLMARAKAFGRKK; encoded by the exons ATGGCCATGGCGAGCTTTCTAACGACGATCCAACTGAGTTCCGTGATCGTTACCCAATTAGTCACCAGTGCCAACATGAAAA ACTCCACATGTGATACCGATGCCGGATGCATCCAACcctactactacaacaaccacaacaaccacagCTCATTCATGCATTGCGTCAACGGTCGTtgtgaggaggaggaggaggagcgtCATTGTCAGAACAGTGGGGATTGTTCGGAAGGACAGGCTTGCATCAAAGGGAATTGCATCCAAATACCCTTG GGCTCGGTCAAGTTTTGCACATCAAATCGGACTTGTCCTCCGGACTTTGTATGCCATATTGCACGCAATTTGTGTGTTAAAGAACTCTGTCTGAGTGGACGAGACTGTCCGGGAGATATGTGGTGCATTCGCAGGAAATGTCGGGGTCAACCCTGTACTGATGATCGATTGTGTCCGCCTAATCAAATTTGCGAAGCCAACCATTGTAGTCCACTTCAAACCAAGGCCAATAGCACG GTGTGCACATCTCATGGGGAATGCCCGAAACGCTCTCGAATGTGTTCGAATCGAACCAAGACGTGCACGAGACTGATGTGTTCCCAAGATTCAGATTGTTCCCAAGGCCAATCATGTCACCAGGATCGATGGTCAGGTTATTGTTCAG ATTTCACTTGCACGACAAGTCACGATTGCTTCCCACGAAATTGTCAAGAAATCTCGCCGCAATCTGAAATATGTGCCAGTCTCGAG ACTTGTCGTGACGGGAAATGCCAATTGTCTCCCCCATGTTGGTACAACTCAGACTGTCCCCAAGACCATGTTTGCCTGAAGAACGTGTGTGCACAAGTCATGTGTAAAGAACCCAACCAATGTCCGAAAAACTCCAAATGCAATCCCGAATCCGGGTTTTGCAAGT CCATGGATTGTGTGAGACACGAGGATTGCTTGGCCAATCAAAAGTGCCAGCATCGAATCTGTGTGGTCCATAAAGACGGCCAATGCGATCTGCATTTGGATTGTCCGATCAAGCAAATTTGCCATGAGGGGAGATGCATTTCTAAATCATGTCAGCACGACCAAGATTGCGCTGATAATCGTCTGGTTTGCCATCCGGATAAGTTTTGCACTG CTCACGAAGATTTTGTTACCGGAATGCATATGGAAAAGGCACGACAGATTTCGGTCGTGTCAGATATCCTCGAGTCCCCTTTGGCTGTGAAACCCTCTATGCCAATTGACGACCATACCCTACAGAAACTTATTG ACACAACCACGTCCAAGACCGAGAAAAATTTCCCTAGTCTGGAGGCGCTTCTTCATGAGGCTTGGGAGACAACCTTGAGAGATGAGGAAATCGGCCTGGAGGAGGGATGCCATTTTCAGAACACTTGTCCAAAGTCTCGATCAGCTCGAAGTAAACGCCAATCACTGTACGACTATTCGAATGAGACGTTCTTGGAGAGTGCGCCCCTGAACGCCTATGGAGATCAG CCCACATCAGGGGTCATCCGTATTGGTGCGACGATTGACATTCCAGCCAATGCTGGAGTTCAACGAAGACCCTTGGAGCGAAATCTTCAAGGAGATCCTGCTTTCAAAGCGGCTTCACTATACAGTGATATCCTCCTCTCAACCACGGAGAAACTAGCCCATAAATTAGGCTTGAACCCCATCCAAGCAGCGGTTGGTTTGGG CCGGCAAAGGGCAAATTGCATATGGAAACAACCTGCTCAATTAAGGTCGGCCGAGCTCCCTCGGGCTTGCACTGAACAGGGTTTCCGTCAGATTGGCGTGAACGGAGTCAATCCGAGAATTTATCGCTCTCATTCGGGAGCCTGTAACAATCTTCACCCTCGACGGAAGCACTTTGGTCTTTTATCCTTGCCCTTTGATCGACTGATTCGGGGCGATTACCATG ATGGTATATCAAAATTCCGTCGAAGTCGGTTCGACGGTTCACCCCTCCCCAATCCAAGATCAATCAGTTTAGGTGTGACCAAGGTCGTCCGAAGGTCGTCTCGAAACCGAGGCCGAAATCTGCCTGATCCGAACGTCAACACTTTCTTCGTGTTTTTCGGACAATTTCTGGCGCACGATTTCAGCAACACTCTCGTTCGATCCATCACTAA TTCCACTCCGGTTTTTGGAGCCGCCCATACCGCTAGAGGCAGTGGAGCTGCCACGTCTTGCTGTGGACCTCTGCCTTTAAATTTTGATGTGACCAATGTTAACAACACGGCAAATACTTTTATCGAAGGAAATGCGGCTTCACGAAGCTTCTGTATTCCATTCAG GATTCCACCCAACGATCCCTATTGGAGCCGGAAAGCGCCCAACAAAAGATGGCAATGTATGGCACAGATCACTACAGGCTCAGTTCCACCGTTTAGTTGCAAATTAGGGCCCAGACAAATC ATGACCCAAATCTCTCATTGGCTGGACTTGTCTCAAATTTACAACTCGAAGAAAAGTTACTTTGACGCCCTCAACGCGCAATTGAATACCCCATTCTTGCGCACGTCTGGCAATAATTACATGCCATTGTGCTTCACCACGGTCCCTCCCCCCGGGACGCCGGTCAATTCTTGCCCAGCCTGTTTGCAAAGTGCCAGAAGAAATGGTTTGGTGAGCAGAGGCAATTGCTTCATTGGAG GTGACTTCAGAACCAATGAAAACCTTGGTTTGGCAGCCATTCAAACCATATTTGTTCGATTTCACAACTTCGTGGCGAACAAGTTGCCGACAGCTTGGCCCAGTCGAATTCGCTTGGAGGAGGCCCGACGTATTTGCGTGGCTATGTATCAGCATATTGTCTATAACGAGTATCTACCTCTTTTAATCG GTCAGCGAATGATGCGCAAGTACAAGTTATTCTCGAGAAGACGTGGCTACTCCCGCCAATATAATCGAAATATGGATGTTGGGGTGATGAATGTGTTTGCCACTGCATCCTTTCGATTTGGACATGCCATGATTCCGGATCAAGTTCAAGTCCTGGATGAAAATCTGAGCAACATCACTAGTCTCAATGCCCACAACCTTGTGTTTGATTGGTTCCGATTCAG GGTCAATCGATTTGAGGAAGATCTTTTGAGGGGCATGATTGCAACACCTGCTGGTCGCGTAGATGGTTTCTTCAGTCGAGCCGCTCGAGAGATCTTCAACTTTGACGGACCCAGTATTCCATTTCCGTCCAATAACGGGGGCAATGACCTCTTGGCTTGGAACATCAACCGAGGTCGAGATCATGGTCTTGGGG CTTTTCATCAGTACGTGAAACTTGCCAGAGGTGAAGATATCACTGGATGGGACTGGTTCGCCAAGAACCTCATCTATGGCAGAGCCATGACCACCATGCTCAAACAGTTGTACAAATCCTACAAGGACACTGATACCTATATACTTGGGCTTTTGGAAAAACCTCCTGCTCGAGGAGGTCGGCGACTCCATGTCCTTGGTCCCACTCATGCCA GCTTGGTGGGAAGTCAATTTGCCAGATTTCGCCGAGCAGACCGATTCTTTTACGAAGAAGGCACAAGTCGATTGACTCGATTCTCACCTCGAGAATTGGCTCAAATCAAGCGAATCACCATGGCCAGATTGCTTTGTGACTCGTCTGTGGGAAAATCGGGGCCTACAAACTTGA aGTACCCTCTACGGGTTTTTCGACGAGTTACTCCGCAGAACCCTTTTGTTCAGTGCACGTCAATCCCGCAAATTGATTGGACGGTGTTCAAACAATCGTTGATGGCTCGAGCAAAAGCATTTGgacgaaaaaaataa
- the LOC131878995 gene encoding uncharacterized protein LOC131878995 isoform X1, producing the protein MAMASFLTTIQLSSVIVTQLVTSANMKNSTCDTDAGCIQPYYYNNHNNHSSFMHCVNGRCEEEEEERHCQNSGDCSEGQACIKGNCIQIPLGSVKFCTSNRTCPPDFVCHIARNLCVKELCLSGRDCPGDMWCIRRKCRGQPCTDDRLCPPNQICEANHCSPLQTKANSTVCTSHGECPKRSRMCSNRTKTCTRLMCSQDSDCSQGQSCHQDRWSGYCSDFTCTTSHDCFPRNCQEISPQSEICASLETCRDGKCQLSPPCWYNSDCPQDHVCLKNVCAQVMCKEPNQCPKNSKCNPESGFCKSMDCVRHEDCLANQKCQHRICVVHKDGQCDLHLDCPIKQICHEGRCISKSCQHDQDCADNRLVCHPDKFCTAHEDFVTGMHMEKARQISVVSDILESPLAVKPSMPIDDHTLQKLIGIELVGFSGFECLVGTKMYTCSLDTTTSKTEKNFPSLEALLHEAWETTLRDEEIGLEEGCHFQNTCPKSRSARSKRQSLYDYSNETFLESAPLNAYGDQPTSGVIRIGATIDIPANAGVQRRPLERNLQGDPAFKAASLYSDILLSTTEKLAHKLGLNPIQAAVGLGRQRANCIWKQPAQLRSAELPRACTEQGFRQIGVNGVNPRIYRSHSGACNNLHPRRKHFGLLSLPFDRLIRGDYHDGISKFRRSRFDGSPLPNPRSISLGVTKVVRRSSRNRGRNLPDPNVNTFFVFFGQFLAHDFSNTLVRSITNSTPVFGAAHTARGSGAATSCCGPLPLNFDVTNVNNTANTFIEGNAASRSFCIPFRIPPNDPYWSRKAPNKRWQCMAQITTGSVPPFSCKLGPRQIMTQISHWLDLSQIYNSKKSYFDALNAQLNTPFLRTSGNNYMPLCFTTVPPPGTPVNSCPACLQSARRNGLVSRGNCFIGGDFRTNENLGLAAIQTIFVRFHNFVANKLPTAWPSRIRLEEARRICVAMYQHIVYNEYLPLLIGQRMMRKYKLFSRRRGYSRQYNRNMDVGVMNVFATASFRFGHAMIPDQVQVLDENLSNITSLNAHNLVFDWFRFRVNRFEEDLLRGMIATPAGRVDGFFSRAAREIFNFDGPSIPFPSNNGGNDLLAWNINRGRDHGLGAFHQYVKLARGEDITGWDWFAKNLIYGRAMTTMLKQLYKSYKDTDTYILGLLEKPPARGGRRLHVLGPTHASLVGSQFARFRRADRFFYEEGTSRLTRFSPRELAQIKRITMARLLCDSSVGKSGPTNLKYPLRVFRRVTPQNPFVQCTSIPQIDWTVFKQSLMARAKAFGRKK; encoded by the exons ATGGCCATGGCGAGCTTTCTAACGACGATCCAACTGAGTTCCGTGATCGTTACCCAATTAGTCACCAGTGCCAACATGAAAA ACTCCACATGTGATACCGATGCCGGATGCATCCAACcctactactacaacaaccacaacaaccacagCTCATTCATGCATTGCGTCAACGGTCGTtgtgaggaggaggaggaggagcgtCATTGTCAGAACAGTGGGGATTGTTCGGAAGGACAGGCTTGCATCAAAGGGAATTGCATCCAAATACCCTTG GGCTCGGTCAAGTTTTGCACATCAAATCGGACTTGTCCTCCGGACTTTGTATGCCATATTGCACGCAATTTGTGTGTTAAAGAACTCTGTCTGAGTGGACGAGACTGTCCGGGAGATATGTGGTGCATTCGCAGGAAATGTCGGGGTCAACCCTGTACTGATGATCGATTGTGTCCGCCTAATCAAATTTGCGAAGCCAACCATTGTAGTCCACTTCAAACCAAGGCCAATAGCACG GTGTGCACATCTCATGGGGAATGCCCGAAACGCTCTCGAATGTGTTCGAATCGAACCAAGACGTGCACGAGACTGATGTGTTCCCAAGATTCAGATTGTTCCCAAGGCCAATCATGTCACCAGGATCGATGGTCAGGTTATTGTTCAG ATTTCACTTGCACGACAAGTCACGATTGCTTCCCACGAAATTGTCAAGAAATCTCGCCGCAATCTGAAATATGTGCCAGTCTCGAG ACTTGTCGTGACGGGAAATGCCAATTGTCTCCCCCATGTTGGTACAACTCAGACTGTCCCCAAGACCATGTTTGCCTGAAGAACGTGTGTGCACAAGTCATGTGTAAAGAACCCAACCAATGTCCGAAAAACTCCAAATGCAATCCCGAATCCGGGTTTTGCAAGT CCATGGATTGTGTGAGACACGAGGATTGCTTGGCCAATCAAAAGTGCCAGCATCGAATCTGTGTGGTCCATAAAGACGGCCAATGCGATCTGCATTTGGATTGTCCGATCAAGCAAATTTGCCATGAGGGGAGATGCATTTCTAAATCATGTCAGCACGACCAAGATTGCGCTGATAATCGTCTGGTTTGCCATCCGGATAAGTTTTGCACTG CTCACGAAGATTTTGTTACCGGAATGCATATGGAAAAGGCACGACAGATTTCGGTCGTGTCAGATATCCTCGAGTCCCCTTTGGCTGTGAAACCCTCTATGCCAATTGACGACCATACCCTACAGAAACTTATTGGTATCGAATTAGTCGGTTTCAGTGGCTTCGAGTGTCTTGTTGGAACTAAAATGTACACCTGCTCATTAGACACAACCACGTCCAAGACCGAGAAAAATTTCCCTAGTCTGGAGGCGCTTCTTCATGAGGCTTGGGAGACAACCTTGAGAGATGAGGAAATCGGCCTGGAGGAGGGATGCCATTTTCAGAACACTTGTCCAAAGTCTCGATCAGCTCGAAGTAAACGCCAATCACTGTACGACTATTCGAATGAGACGTTCTTGGAGAGTGCGCCCCTGAACGCCTATGGAGATCAG CCCACATCAGGGGTCATCCGTATTGGTGCGACGATTGACATTCCAGCCAATGCTGGAGTTCAACGAAGACCCTTGGAGCGAAATCTTCAAGGAGATCCTGCTTTCAAAGCGGCTTCACTATACAGTGATATCCTCCTCTCAACCACGGAGAAACTAGCCCATAAATTAGGCTTGAACCCCATCCAAGCAGCGGTTGGTTTGGG CCGGCAAAGGGCAAATTGCATATGGAAACAACCTGCTCAATTAAGGTCGGCCGAGCTCCCTCGGGCTTGCACTGAACAGGGTTTCCGTCAGATTGGCGTGAACGGAGTCAATCCGAGAATTTATCGCTCTCATTCGGGAGCCTGTAACAATCTTCACCCTCGACGGAAGCACTTTGGTCTTTTATCCTTGCCCTTTGATCGACTGATTCGGGGCGATTACCATG ATGGTATATCAAAATTCCGTCGAAGTCGGTTCGACGGTTCACCCCTCCCCAATCCAAGATCAATCAGTTTAGGTGTGACCAAGGTCGTCCGAAGGTCGTCTCGAAACCGAGGCCGAAATCTGCCTGATCCGAACGTCAACACTTTCTTCGTGTTTTTCGGACAATTTCTGGCGCACGATTTCAGCAACACTCTCGTTCGATCCATCACTAA TTCCACTCCGGTTTTTGGAGCCGCCCATACCGCTAGAGGCAGTGGAGCTGCCACGTCTTGCTGTGGACCTCTGCCTTTAAATTTTGATGTGACCAATGTTAACAACACGGCAAATACTTTTATCGAAGGAAATGCGGCTTCACGAAGCTTCTGTATTCCATTCAG GATTCCACCCAACGATCCCTATTGGAGCCGGAAAGCGCCCAACAAAAGATGGCAATGTATGGCACAGATCACTACAGGCTCAGTTCCACCGTTTAGTTGCAAATTAGGGCCCAGACAAATC ATGACCCAAATCTCTCATTGGCTGGACTTGTCTCAAATTTACAACTCGAAGAAAAGTTACTTTGACGCCCTCAACGCGCAATTGAATACCCCATTCTTGCGCACGTCTGGCAATAATTACATGCCATTGTGCTTCACCACGGTCCCTCCCCCCGGGACGCCGGTCAATTCTTGCCCAGCCTGTTTGCAAAGTGCCAGAAGAAATGGTTTGGTGAGCAGAGGCAATTGCTTCATTGGAG GTGACTTCAGAACCAATGAAAACCTTGGTTTGGCAGCCATTCAAACCATATTTGTTCGATTTCACAACTTCGTGGCGAACAAGTTGCCGACAGCTTGGCCCAGTCGAATTCGCTTGGAGGAGGCCCGACGTATTTGCGTGGCTATGTATCAGCATATTGTCTATAACGAGTATCTACCTCTTTTAATCG GTCAGCGAATGATGCGCAAGTACAAGTTATTCTCGAGAAGACGTGGCTACTCCCGCCAATATAATCGAAATATGGATGTTGGGGTGATGAATGTGTTTGCCACTGCATCCTTTCGATTTGGACATGCCATGATTCCGGATCAAGTTCAAGTCCTGGATGAAAATCTGAGCAACATCACTAGTCTCAATGCCCACAACCTTGTGTTTGATTGGTTCCGATTCAG GGTCAATCGATTTGAGGAAGATCTTTTGAGGGGCATGATTGCAACACCTGCTGGTCGCGTAGATGGTTTCTTCAGTCGAGCCGCTCGAGAGATCTTCAACTTTGACGGACCCAGTATTCCATTTCCGTCCAATAACGGGGGCAATGACCTCTTGGCTTGGAACATCAACCGAGGTCGAGATCATGGTCTTGGGG CTTTTCATCAGTACGTGAAACTTGCCAGAGGTGAAGATATCACTGGATGGGACTGGTTCGCCAAGAACCTCATCTATGGCAGAGCCATGACCACCATGCTCAAACAGTTGTACAAATCCTACAAGGACACTGATACCTATATACTTGGGCTTTTGGAAAAACCTCCTGCTCGAGGAGGTCGGCGACTCCATGTCCTTGGTCCCACTCATGCCA GCTTGGTGGGAAGTCAATTTGCCAGATTTCGCCGAGCAGACCGATTCTTTTACGAAGAAGGCACAAGTCGATTGACTCGATTCTCACCTCGAGAATTGGCTCAAATCAAGCGAATCACCATGGCCAGATTGCTTTGTGACTCGTCTGTGGGAAAATCGGGGCCTACAAACTTGA aGTACCCTCTACGGGTTTTTCGACGAGTTACTCCGCAGAACCCTTTTGTTCAGTGCACGTCAATCCCGCAAATTGATTGGACGGTGTTCAAACAATCGTTGATGGCTCGAGCAAAAGCATTTGgacgaaaaaaataa
- the LOC131878996 gene encoding uncharacterized protein LOC131878996 produces MMVALFSWALAVLSLVPCQAYPDFDNQYCLTPWNSVHFSYSAAAGPENEVYPETCWNRCLAQKPDLQVIAFTKTRTDELICFCPNTPAAEYTPDEIDDTFCESCTSPNGGTFICGSKRGLLGVLSRALPSPILSGLAITLLDDTGSQVPNEIATDTLVNLEVTFNDGPLVTCNSVNGCPHPVELKVNFGDGSGDLIYNYELGETINVWTHMYTYPGEFMTVVIG; encoded by the exons ATGATGGTGGCCTTATTCTCTTGGGCTTTGGCTGTCCTTTCTTTGGTGCCCTGCCAAGCCTATCCTGACTTTGACAATCAAT ATTGCCTAACACCGTGGAACTCAG TCCATTTTAGCTATAGTGCGGCGGCTGGCCCAGAAAATGAGGTGTACCCCGAAACTTGTTGGAACCGATGTTTAGCTCAGAAACCGGACCTCCAGGTGATCGCTTTTACGAAGACCAGAACTGACGAATTAATCTGCTTTTGTCCTAACACTCCTGCTG CTGAATACACACCAGACGAAATCGATGACACTTTCTGTGAGAGTTGTACCAGTCCAAATGGGGGAACTTTCATTTGCGGCTCAAAAAGAGGACTCCTGGGAGTCTTGAGTCGAGCTCTGCCGAGTCCAATTTTGAGTGGCTTGGCAATAACTTTGCTCGATGACACGGGAAGTCAAGTCCCCAATGAGATTGCGACAGACACC TTGGTCAATTTGGAAGTCACCTTCAACGACGGACCCCTAGTGACTTGTAACTCGGTCAATGGTTGTCCTCACCCCGTTGAGTTGAAGGTCAACTTCGGCGATGGATCCGGAGATCTGATTTATAACTATGAACTTGGAGAAACGATCAATGTGTGGACGCATATGTACACTTATCCAGGGGAATTTATGACGGTTGTCATAGGTTAG